One region of Sulfuriroseicoccus oceanibius genomic DNA includes:
- the rplU gene encoding 50S ribosomal protein L21 — MAYAIFKTGGKQYRVSEGDKINVEKLDLEVGAEASFDEVLYVDGKVGTPFVEGAKVTAEVVAQNRADKVIAFKFKRRKGYHKTKGHRRQITYIQIKSISA, encoded by the coding sequence ATGGCATACGCAATTTTCAAAACAGGCGGTAAGCAGTACCGCGTCTCAGAAGGCGACAAGATCAACGTCGAGAAACTCGACCTCGAAGTCGGCGCGGAAGCGTCGTTCGACGAAGTGCTTTACGTTGACGGCAAGGTTGGCACCCCATTCGTGGAAGGCGCCAAGGTGACCGCAGAGGTCGTTGCTCAGAACCGCGCAGACAAAGTCATCGCGTTCAAATTCAAGCGTCGTAAGGGTTACCACAAGACCAAGGGCCACCGCCGCCAGATCACTTACATCCAGATCAAGTCGATCTCCGCGTAA
- a CDS encoding SDR family NAD(P)-dependent oxidoreductase — protein MKILITGGAGFIGSHTARRFGEMGHEIVVLDDFNDYYDPSIKRENVATRLPEGSVVIEGDIRDKEAVKEAFSHGIDAVIHLAARAGVRPSLEDPELYISTNISGTFNILEAARDNGVKKVLFASSSSVYGVNDKVPFAEDDLLQRTISPYAMTKLAGEHMCSNFSHLYGMQIVCLRFFTVYGPGQRPDLAIHKFSQKIWDGTPIDQYGDGSTRRDYTYIDDIVDGIVGSFNYNDKPFEILNLGESQTTTLKELIEGIESAIGKKAQINLMPEQPGDVPRTFADISKAKELIGYNPQTKIKEGLPKFAEWFIGRQQAK, from the coding sequence ATGAAAATTCTCATCACAGGAGGTGCAGGTTTTATCGGGTCGCATACCGCCCGTCGATTCGGTGAAATGGGTCACGAGATTGTCGTGCTCGATGATTTTAACGATTACTATGATCCGTCGATCAAGCGTGAGAACGTGGCGACCCGCTTGCCTGAAGGCTCTGTGGTGATCGAAGGAGACATCCGCGACAAAGAAGCGGTGAAGGAAGCATTCAGCCACGGTATTGATGCGGTGATCCACCTAGCCGCCCGTGCCGGTGTGCGCCCGTCGTTGGAAGATCCGGAGCTTTATATCTCCACCAACATCAGCGGTACGTTCAATATTCTGGAAGCCGCCCGTGATAATGGGGTCAAGAAGGTACTCTTTGCGTCGAGCTCGTCGGTTTACGGTGTGAATGACAAAGTGCCATTCGCCGAGGACGATTTGCTCCAGCGCACGATTTCTCCATACGCGATGACCAAGCTGGCTGGTGAGCACATGTGCTCGAACTTCAGCCACCTCTACGGCATGCAGATTGTTTGTTTGCGGTTCTTCACCGTGTACGGACCTGGTCAGCGCCCTGACCTGGCGATCCACAAGTTCAGCCAGAAGATCTGGGACGGCACGCCGATCGACCAGTACGGCGACGGATCGACCCGCCGAGACTATACTTATATCGACGACATCGTGGATGGCATCGTTGGTTCATTTAACTACAACGACAAGCCGTTCGAGATCCTCAACCTCGGCGAGTCGCAGACCACCACGCTCAAGGAGCTTATCGAAGGAATCGAGTCGGCTATTGGCAAGAAGGCACAGATCAACCTGATGCCAGAACAGCCAGGCGACGTGCCGCGTACCTTTGCGGATATTTCGAAAGCGAAGGAGCTGATCGGTTACAACCCGCAGACCAAGATCAAGGAAGGTCTGCCGAAGTTTGCCGAGTGGTTCATTGGCCGCCAGCAGGCCAAGTAA
- a CDS encoding cysteine desulfurase family protein → MIYLDNNATTPLLPEVVDAMLPFLTKHYANPSVAYDFAAPVREAMEKAHVQVAELINASPEEIIFTGCGTEADNSAIASALALQPSRKKVVVGATEHSAIGKAAAHIAGKQNVLVIPVQRDGRLDLEVLRSTLENHAPEIALVSIMWANNETGVIHPVEEIAALTQAAGIPFHTDAIQAAGKVPIDVAALPVTYLSLAAHKFHGPKGVGALYVRTGARFRNQLVGGGQEAGRRAGTENVAGIVAMGAAAEAMRYRIADGVMHRVELLRNHFENLVVDGLDSVTINGSPEHRVPNTSNLCISGARAEAMLMLLDEAGLCCSSGSACKTGSSAPSAVLTAMGIPARDARTSLRFSLSSLTTAVEVESAAKLVIDAAVRVRRESPQGGVVIHS, encoded by the coding sequence ATGATTTACCTCGACAACAACGCCACCACCCCGCTGCTGCCCGAAGTCGTCGACGCAATGTTGCCGTTTCTCACCAAGCACTACGCCAACCCATCAGTGGCGTACGACTTTGCTGCACCGGTGCGCGAAGCGATGGAGAAAGCACACGTTCAGGTGGCGGAGTTGATCAACGCCTCGCCGGAGGAAATCATCTTCACCGGCTGTGGCACGGAAGCAGACAACTCAGCAATCGCCTCGGCGCTGGCACTACAGCCATCCCGCAAGAAAGTGGTGGTCGGAGCTACCGAGCACAGCGCCATCGGCAAAGCCGCCGCCCACATCGCGGGCAAACAAAACGTGCTCGTCATTCCGGTCCAACGAGATGGTCGGCTCGACCTGGAGGTGCTCCGCTCCACACTCGAAAACCACGCCCCCGAGATCGCACTGGTTTCCATCATGTGGGCGAACAACGAAACCGGTGTGATCCACCCGGTGGAGGAAATTGCAGCCCTCACCCAGGCCGCCGGCATCCCATTCCACACCGACGCCATCCAGGCAGCAGGGAAAGTCCCGATCGACGTCGCCGCCCTGCCCGTCACCTACCTCTCACTGGCAGCGCATAAGTTTCATGGCCCGAAAGGCGTGGGCGCACTCTACGTCCGCACCGGCGCTCGTTTCCGCAACCAACTCGTCGGCGGCGGACAAGAAGCGGGACGCCGCGCCGGCACGGAGAATGTCGCCGGCATCGTCGCGATGGGCGCCGCCGCGGAAGCCATGCGCTATCGCATCGCCGATGGTGTGATGCATCGCGTCGAGCTCCTGCGAAACCATTTCGAGAATCTGGTCGTCGACGGTCTGGACAGTGTCACGATCAATGGCTCGCCGGAGCACCGCGTGCCGAACACATCGAACCTGTGCATTTCCGGTGCCCGCGCCGAGGCAATGCTGATGCTTCTCGACGAAGCGGGGCTCTGCTGTTCATCGGGCTCGGCATGCAAAACCGGCAGCAGCGCTCCATCGGCAGTGCTCACCGCAATGGGGATCCCAGCGCGCGACGCACGAACCAGCTTGCGCTTTTCCCTGAGCTCGCTGACCACTGCGGTCGAGGTCGAATCCGCCGCCAAGCTGGTGATCGATGCCGCCGTCCGCGTCCGCCGGGAATCGCCCCAAGGCGGAGTCGTCATCCACAGCTAA
- the rpmA gene encoding 50S ribosomal protein L27: protein MAHKKGQGSVKNGRDSNSKRRGVKKFGSEAVIAGNILIRQTGTKWKPGKNVGCGKDYTLFALTDGVVRFDQNGRRVNVDEVVAAG, encoded by the coding sequence ATGGCACATAAAAAAGGACAAGGTTCCGTCAAGAACGGCCGCGACTCGAACAGCAAGCGCCGCGGCGTGAAAAAGTTCGGTAGCGAAGCCGTTATCGCAGGCAACATTCTCATCCGTCAGACCGGCACCAAGTGGAAGCCAGGCAAGAACGTCGGATGCGGAAAAGACTACACCCTTTTCGCTCTTACCGACGGCGTCGTCCGCTTCGACCAGAACGGTCGCCGCGTCAACGTCGACGAAGTAGTGGCAGCCGGCTAA
- a CDS encoding aminotransferase class V-fold PLP-dependent enzyme has translation MSPIDIQKIREDFPILHQQINGRPLVYLDNAATSQKPLQVLEASANYYRNINSNIHRGVHKLAQSATAAHEQARETIAKHLNASRPEEVIFTSGTTDSINLVANVLERSGTIGEGDEILISGLEHHSNTVPWQMLCEATGATLKVIPVLEDGSLDQEAFATLLGPQTKVLSVNQVSNALGTINPVKDMIAAARKVGDVITVVDGAQSIPHMAIDVQDLDCDFFAFSGHKVFAPTGVGILFGKYDLLEKLPPWKGGGEMIRLVTFEKTTYNDPPFKYEAGTPNIEGGIALAAALDYANAIGMDNIYAQEKLLLDRATAGLSEIDGVKIYGTCPNKASVLSFLIEGIHHFDLGSIMDQMGVAVRTGHHCCQPLMSRFGITGTVRASFAVYNTEEEVDAFIAAVKKGAMMLS, from the coding sequence ATGTCCCCAATCGACATTCAGAAAATCCGCGAAGACTTCCCGATTCTGCACCAGCAGATCAACGGACGCCCACTCGTGTATCTCGACAACGCGGCCACCTCGCAAAAGCCGCTCCAAGTGCTTGAGGCCTCGGCGAACTACTACCGCAACATCAACAGCAACATCCATCGCGGTGTGCACAAACTGGCGCAATCCGCTACCGCCGCCCACGAACAGGCACGCGAGACCATTGCCAAACACCTCAACGCCAGCCGCCCGGAAGAAGTCATCTTCACCTCCGGCACCACCGACAGCATCAACCTGGTGGCAAACGTGCTGGAGCGCAGTGGCACCATCGGCGAGGGCGACGAGATTCTGATCTCCGGCCTGGAGCACCACTCCAATACCGTCCCATGGCAAATGCTGTGCGAGGCAACCGGCGCGACACTCAAAGTCATCCCGGTTCTCGAAGACGGATCACTCGATCAGGAGGCGTTCGCCACGCTGCTCGGCCCACAAACCAAGGTACTCTCGGTCAACCAAGTCTCGAACGCACTCGGCACCATCAACCCGGTGAAGGATATGATCGCCGCCGCACGCAAGGTTGGTGACGTCATCACGGTTGTCGACGGCGCCCAGTCGATCCCACACATGGCAATCGACGTGCAGGACCTCGATTGCGATTTCTTCGCGTTTTCCGGCCATAAAGTTTTCGCTCCGACCGGTGTCGGCATCCTGTTCGGCAAGTACGACCTGCTTGAGAAACTCCCCCCATGGAAGGGCGGCGGCGAAATGATCCGCCTGGTCACTTTCGAAAAGACCACCTACAACGATCCACCGTTCAAATACGAGGCCGGCACCCCGAACATCGAAGGTGGCATCGCCCTGGCTGCTGCCCTCGACTACGCCAATGCCATCGGGATGGACAACATCTACGCCCAGGAAAAGTTGCTACTCGACCGCGCGACCGCAGGCTTGAGCGAGATCGACGGCGTCAAGATCTACGGCACCTGCCCAAACAAAGCATCAGTGCTTTCGTTCCTCATCGAGGGCATCCACCACTTCGATCTGGGCTCGATCATGGACCAAATGGGTGTCGCCGTCCGCACCGGTCACCACTGCTGCCAGCCACTGATGTCACGCTTCGGCATCACCGGCACAGTGCGCGCCTCGTTCGCCGTCTACAACACGGAAGAAGAAGTCGATGCATTCATCGCCGCAGTTAAAAAAGGCGCGATGATGCTAAGCTAA
- a CDS encoding lipid-A-disaccharide synthase N-terminal domain-containing protein has translation MHRPLFGIESVTITGWKLVGYVGTILFAGRWLVQLWASKRSKQVTMPRMFWYMSIVGSLMALSYFIFGKNDSVGILQNSFPFTVACYNLYLDISHKRRSMDEDA, from the coding sequence ATGCATCGACCGTTGTTCGGCATCGAATCGGTGACGATCACTGGATGGAAGCTTGTCGGTTATGTGGGGACCATTCTATTCGCTGGCCGCTGGTTGGTTCAGCTTTGGGCGTCGAAACGGAGCAAGCAGGTCACCATGCCGCGCATGTTCTGGTACATGTCGATTGTCGGCAGCTTGATGGCGCTCAGCTATTTCATCTTTGGTAAGAACGACTCGGTTGGGATTCTTCAGAACTCATTCCCATTCACGGTCGCCTGCTACAATCTGTACCTGGATATTTCCCATAAGCGCCGCTCGATGGATGAGGACGCGTAG
- a CDS encoding thioredoxin-like domain-containing protein yields the protein MTPGLVSKYRELKQGPNGNQFEVIFVSADRGPDEMIKYMRKTSMPWPALDYIEMNSAKPFRKMTGGGIPNALLVTKDGRYINSGYKNKGKGKYQGVGPVVETLEQLLSVEGGAEAVEEAAESAVKEAAAKAAAIFDVSQTRWTVAIVLASLTFLFLFFKR from the coding sequence GTGACACCCGGGTTGGTGTCCAAATACCGTGAACTCAAGCAAGGTCCTAACGGCAATCAGTTCGAAGTCATCTTCGTCTCGGCAGACCGAGGTCCCGACGAAATGATCAAGTACATGCGCAAGACCAGCATGCCGTGGCCTGCGCTCGACTACATCGAGATGAACAGCGCGAAGCCATTTCGCAAAATGACGGGAGGCGGCATCCCGAACGCACTTCTTGTCACCAAAGACGGCCGCTACATCAACAGTGGCTACAAGAACAAGGGCAAAGGAAAATACCAAGGTGTTGGCCCGGTCGTTGAAACCTTGGAGCAACTTCTCTCCGTCGAAGGTGGCGCCGAGGCAGTCGAAGAAGCCGCCGAGAGCGCGGTAAAGGAAGCTGCCGCCAAGGCCGCTGCCATATTCGATGTGTCACAGACCCGCTGGACCGTTGCCATCGTGCTGGCCTCCCTGACCTTCCTGTTCCTTTTCTTCAAGCGCTAG
- a CDS encoding M20 family metallopeptidase, with amino-acid sequence MATAFPQSVVELLQELVRIPSVNPDSATEAEHEFCGEQKVARRVAELLRDLGADVHFDEVVDGRPNVIGTIPFNGAGEPKVRLLLAPHLDTVGISGMSIDPFGGEIRDGKVWGRGASDTKGTAAAMLWCLHQMRDELATLPIEVTFVGLMGEETGQPGSIDFAQGYGDRYDFAIVGEPTECDFVHAHKGCAWIEVAARGQAAHASTPERGHNAIVDLARFVVGASGEFFDRLKRDYAHDVLGVPSLNIGEISGGTRPNIVADRARVMVDIRTTPNLADADPTNLVREYLDELGLKDCTLYEVANCKPMWTPEDNPVLQALTKGTRGKLVTAPWFCDGAHLGNGGIPSVAAGPGSIAQAHTKDEWIEIAALEEGVEFYRECLLAVANA; translated from the coding sequence ATGGCCACGGCGTTCCCTCAAAGTGTAGTCGAGCTTTTGCAGGAGCTGGTCCGGATTCCGAGTGTGAATCCGGACAGCGCCACCGAAGCCGAACACGAGTTCTGCGGTGAGCAGAAGGTGGCGCGCCGCGTGGCCGAGTTGCTGCGCGACCTCGGCGCCGACGTCCATTTCGACGAAGTGGTCGACGGCCGCCCGAATGTGATCGGAACGATTCCATTCAATGGCGCTGGCGAGCCGAAGGTTCGGCTTTTGTTGGCCCCGCATCTCGACACGGTCGGGATCTCCGGAATGAGCATCGATCCTTTCGGCGGGGAGATCCGCGACGGGAAGGTCTGGGGGCGCGGTGCGTCCGACACCAAAGGCACTGCCGCGGCGATGCTGTGGTGTCTTCACCAGATGCGCGACGAGCTCGCGACGTTGCCGATTGAGGTCACGTTCGTGGGGTTGATGGGTGAGGAGACCGGCCAGCCGGGATCGATTGATTTCGCCCAGGGTTATGGCGATCGCTACGACTTTGCGATTGTCGGCGAGCCGACCGAATGTGATTTCGTGCATGCCCACAAGGGGTGCGCGTGGATTGAAGTGGCGGCGCGCGGACAGGCAGCCCATGCGTCGACGCCCGAGCGTGGGCACAACGCGATTGTCGATCTCGCTCGTTTTGTGGTCGGTGCTTCCGGTGAGTTTTTCGACCGACTCAAACGCGATTACGCCCACGATGTATTGGGCGTGCCGAGTTTGAATATCGGCGAGATCAGTGGCGGTACGCGGCCGAACATCGTGGCCGACCGCGCACGGGTCATGGTGGACATCCGCACGACGCCGAACCTGGCGGATGCGGACCCAACGAACCTGGTGCGCGAGTACCTCGATGAGCTCGGGTTGAAGGATTGCACTCTCTATGAAGTGGCCAACTGCAAGCCAATGTGGACGCCGGAGGACAACCCTGTGTTGCAGGCGCTGACCAAGGGAACACGGGGCAAGCTGGTGACCGCTCCGTGGTTCTGCGATGGCGCGCATTTGGGTAATGGTGGGATTCCATCGGTTGCGGCGGGGCCGGGCTCGATCGCCCAGGCGCACACCAAAGACGAGTGGATCGAGATCGCTGCGCTTGAGGAAGGTGTCGAATTCTACCGCGAGTGCCTGCTTGCTGTGGCGAATGCCTAG